CCAATGTTTCACTTGGACTCTGGTGCATCATTCCACATATGCAATAACAAATcttatatgaagaatttgaagcctattcccaaggaagaacaggagcCAGTTTTTCTTGCAGATGAGGTGGAGTGTGTTGCAGAGGAAATAGGATCTGTTGCTTTTGAGAATATAAATCTGAGCCAAGTGTTGTATATACCAGATATTGCTTTCAGTGTATTCTCTGTGGGACAGCTGGATCAGCAAGGGTTGCTTATTTCAATTACTAGTAGCTTGTTCCAGATCACTGACGTAGATAATGCAATTATCATTGGAGAAGGCTATACGGATACGCAATGTAAAGACTGTGTGTTTAGGGGCATCAACTGGGTACAACCAGACCCTGAACCTGAAGAGATAGCTGGTGTGAACCTTCCACGGAAGCAAGGTTATGAGGTATAAACTGTCTTATTTCTTGCTCTTCGCATCATATATCTTTTTTCAGCCAGTCATTATTACAGGTCTTAATATCTCATATTTTTTCCTAACTTGGTAATTAATGCATATGCAGGGGTGGGTTTTTGATACTTGCTCTGCATGCCACATGACTTGCAAAAAAGAGCTTTTGGCCAATATTAGACCTTGCAAGGAAGTCTATCAAACCCCAAAGGGTACTATATCGAGTACTCACAGTGGAGATATCAAAACTGAAAATCTTAATTTGTCAAAAGTTCTGTACTCCCCCAAGGCCACGAGAAATCTTATATCAGTACCATTGCTTGAAAAAGAGGGTTATCGATTCACATTTTACCGGGGAAAGTGTGGTATAGTGTTCAAAGGTGCACTAAGACAGTGTGGCTCTGGAGCCGAAGACCCTAGAGATAACTTGTATTACTTGGTTGAATTCAACAGCAAGAAAAATATTCTTAACACAAAGAGGAGAAGGGAAGTCGAAGATGATTAGGAGACGTACATCCATTCTGGTAAGATTCTGGACCTATAAAACTCACAATTTTCTGTTTCCCGACTGTTATGTGGTATAAATGCTCATCAATGTATTTATTCGACCAATGGGGATGACCCATTTGTTTGGGACTTTGTTACTCTCAGTTATATAAATGATATAATCAATTTTCAAGGGGTGCTTCCTTTTTGTACTCATGCTCTTTGGGAAGATACTTGTTGCCCTAGGATCTAGTCGAATTTTGGGTGGGCATTTGTGTATCTATGCACCAGCTTGTTAAGAATACATTATTAAAATCAGTAAAACGCACCTAGATATATCTGACATGTTGATTATGGGATTAAGTATGTGCTTGTAAATGTTAGTTATGAATTGTGACCATTTACAATCTGTGAATGAAGAAAAAAAGGGTTATTGTACAGTATTGAACAGGAAATGCTGAAAGGGCAGCCAAACTTGTTTTGTTGCAGCTCGCAAATGGTTGTATTCTTTAACAAAACGTTTATAGGCAGTAGTTTTGTAGACAGATGGTTGTCAGTTGGAACATTTCTTTAACTTTTGGAAGATCTGTCATGTTATTATGCCATCTGTCTGCCAAGGTCCCTTCAGTTATTGGTAAACTGAAGCTGTTGTTCTTGTTGCAATATTCTATACTTACATTCTAGGGAGCTGATTTAATACAATAGTACACATTTACCTGTGGTTTTTCCTATAAAGCTTAAGCTTATGAATGAACAGATACAATAGTACACATTTACCTGAAGTTTAATGTTCCATCTTGTCTGATTATTTTATGAATCAGGGTAAGATTTTCACCTAACTTGTAGTTTTTGTAGTACAAATCTGTTGCTGGTTTGGAGACCGAAAGAACATAATGCAATGCTGTTATGCAGGTGATACTTGTGCAGAGATGGGACTGTAGCGGTGTGCATACCTGGACAAGTCTCCTTCACTTCTGGTGGCTTCGAACTGCAAGCAGCTTGAGTAATGTAGAATGAAGCTTCAAAGGCAAAGCACGTTGTCGCATCTAGACAGTTGTCCTATTCGAATAGTTTCCTGAAAAAGGAAAGCTCACTTGGGTTGATCCCTCGGTAGTTTTACCCCCCTAAACATGTAAAATCGACACTGTTGTAGCCTCAGATTGCCACAACGCGATCAGAGAATGGGTGGTATTTTACCAAACGTAAGTGCCGTCGATGGGCCGGGAGAAAAAATTAACTCCGGATGATTAACGCTAGAAATCAGCAAAAATGCGTTT
This window of the Triticum aestivum cultivar Chinese Spring chromosome 5D, IWGSC CS RefSeq v2.1, whole genome shotgun sequence genome carries:
- the LOC123122222 gene encoding meiosis-specific protein PAIR2, which gives rise to MAERGDNMEAETMPGDSLAMNLLRIAIYNISYIRGLFPENCFIVKSIPDIGIEIQMLMHIDPEIRRFIDLLEKGVYDALQKNYLKTLLLCICEEEGEIIEEYAFSFRYPNLNREDVVMEVNLTGSEKNGIKFKSNAAEVTPDHMRSVACKLIRTLVSLMSTLEELPDKFKIQMKLLYYDDETPENYDAPPFECCTGVVGNNKPLQMEVGGANKEDPVLALKINTEDSNISLITNSKQPECLSRCEESLVRRFELCCISKRRPMFHLDSGASFHICNNKSYMKNLKPIPKEEQEPVFLADEVECVAEEIGSVAFENINLSQVLYIPDIAFSVFSVGQLDQQGLLISITSSLFQITDVDNAIIIGEGYTDTQCKDCVFRGINWVQPDPEPEEIAGVNLPRKQGYEGWVFDTCSACHMTCKKELLANIRPCKEVYQTPKGTISSTHSGDIKTENLNLSKVLYSPKATRNLISVPLLEKEGYRFTFYRGKCGIVFKGALRQCGSGAEDPRDNLYYLVEFNSKKNILNTKRRREVEDD